The genomic DNA CGCAGGCAAGAAGTATTACCGTTTCCGCATTTCCTGATCAGGCTGGGGCGTTACGGTCTTTTTGCTTTTTGTTTGATCGCGTTTTCTGTTCTGGTCGGGACAATCGGCTACCATCATTTTGGGCAAATTTCCTGGCTCGACAGTTTCCATATGGCTTGTATGATCTTAACAGGAATGGGCCCCGTCGTCGAAATGAAATCCGCTATTGCAAAAATATTCTCGTCCTTTTATGCTTTATACAGTGGCGTGGCATTTTTAAGTATAACAGCCGTATTCTTCACGCCCATAATTCACAGGTTGCTGCACATCTTACACGTTGAGCAGCGCGAAGATGCAGCCTGATTATACTGCCTGAAACCAACAGATTGCATTGATTTTGTAACAGGATCGCTGCCTGTAATTGCTGACCAATAGCGGAATAGCGAATAGCAAACTATATCAATATATTGAAGCGGCCCGGGCACGAAAACCACCATGTAATACCCGTGTTGATCAGCCTAAAAGGAAACCCAAGTACATAAACTATAAGATGGATACGATAAGCTCTGTTAAATTCCGGAAGATCAGGCTCTGTGTAACGGCTGCCGTAAGCATTGCTATCTGGGTACTGCTGGCCTGGGATCATTTTCATGGAGGTATACCCCGCCATCATATTTTAGCCAACGAAGCGCTGCCCGCCATTTCAAATGCCTGGGGTGGGCTTTTGCTTCCTTTGCTTACTTGGTTCCTTTTGTACCGTATTCAAATGCAGGCCTTGGGTAGCCAGGATGCATATGACATAATAATCAGCCGCTTCCGACGCCAGCTATACAGGTTTACAGGTGCCTTGTTATTTGGCGTGGTGCTCTCCGCTTTCTTTACCACCGGGTACGCCGATATATGTGGCTATTTGGTTTTAGGGCTTTTCCCCTTAGCCCTTGTCATCCCCATTTACCGGGCCGAGTGTGTATTGGGATTTGTGTTTGGCATGACCTTTACTTTTGGTGCCATACTTCCCACGGCGTTTGGGTTGCTGTTGAGTCTAGCAGGGGCGGTGCTGTACCTGTTTATCCGACCCGGCTTATGGTATGTTGGGACCCGGATTGCGCTGGTGAGGCAGCAAAGGCCATAAACCGCAATACGCCAAAGCTACAAATTATACTTCTATCTGAAGGAAGGCTGTATCTTCGTTTCCCCCTTGGTTTCCATTAGGCTCGTCCGCCTACATCAAGTATAAAAGACCGAAGCTTATTACCGTAAGCAGCCAATGAGGTACTACAGCTTTTCGGGCAGGAAGAAGTAGTCGGGAGCATACAGCCTAGGATTTGAATAACCAAGGTCGTTCAAGGATCGGTTTAGCTTAAAACTGATGCAGGCCTTTAAAAATCAGGAAAACCTTTCACGAAAGAAACGACTACAATGACTAATATCGGATATGACTTCTGACGGGTGAAAAGCTAAACCAAGTTTTTAGATTCTAGTAAAGCCTGCTTGCTGTAAAAGGTTTTTTGCGCGCCGCCACCAGCCATATGCTCATGCGTGTTGCATCATGTGCAAGTAAATACTCTAATGGCAGCAACTATGAAAACACAGATCAATTCCCTGCAAGAGCTGATGGCAGCGCTCGCGAATCCTACTCCGGCCACGCTGGAACTTCAAACGTCCATTCTCTGTCCTTACGCGCTCACCCTGCCTGCTGGCTTTCGTTTGACGGGCACAGACAAGGATTCATGCATTTTAAGTTTCAGCAACAGCGATGGGATTGGGCTGACGGCCGATAATGAGGTAACGGATCTTACCATACAAACCAATCCGAACAACCGGGCCATTTATTTGCTCAGCAGCCAGGCCGACCTGGGCACATTAACGCTGAAGAATCTTACCATCACCGGGCAGGTGCAAATCTTAACCAGGGCGGGCACTAACAAGACCCAGCTTATTGCCGACAATATCGATGTGGTAGCTTGCGATGCCCGCCGGTATTCGGAGCAGCCGCAGAAATACGGGGTAAATGTGTACCAGGGCGCGTTTACGGTTTACAATTTCAATAGCGATACGGAAAGCATGATCAAGGCTACTTTAACCAACATCAGCCTGGGACGCAAAGGAGCGCCGGTTATTGGTTCCGGCTTATTTGTGTGCGGCTTCGGCGACAAAGGGGGCTGGGTGGTTGCCGAGAATATCACCACGGGAGATATTTATTCGAACGGTATGTTGCCCTATGGCCAGCCTGATATGATCACCGCGGGCGTGTTTATTGTAAACGGCACCAAAGTGAAAAATATAACCCACACAGGTACTGTTACCACCTATGGCGTCAATGATATGGTGCTGGATACGTGGGGAGAAGTGGAAAAATGGTCGGCAGAGAAGCCCATCACCTCGTATGGCCCCAGCGGAATTGGCTTTGTGAATTTTGGTGTTGTAAATGAATTTGAAGCAAAAGATAAGATAGAAACCTTTGGCCTGGGCGCGCGCGGCTTTAATCAATACGACGGAACGGTTGCCAAAGCAACTTTTCATTCCTTGATTACGCATGGCAACGGCTCTATTGGTATGCAGGTGAGTAAACCGGTAGGCAGCATCACGGTTAAAAACGGCATTGTTACAAACGGCACCACAGGGCAAACACTGGTGAAAGGCGTTATTATGGAGCTTCCGGCTGACGGGGTAAGTATAAAGCCCGGCGGCGAGATCAAACAACTTTCTATTTCCGGCGGCATTACGACGCATGGCAACGAGGTGCATTCTTTTAGTGTGGAAGGAGGCCTGGTGCACCAACTGGATATAACCGGAGCGGTGGAAGCCAATGGGGAAATTCCGTTGCTGTGGCTGTTACTGCTAAGGGGCAAACACCCTTAACCAATGTTTCTGCCGTCTCAAAACAAGGTATAGCCGTCCAGATTGACAAAGGAACCGTTATAGATCGATCAGGATTGGATGCCAAAGGTGCAAAGGGAAACTTGGTGGAGAAATAATTAGCCTCATATAAATTCCCGCATACTTCGAACTGGTTATAGAAGCGGTGGCGATTTCGGGTGAACCCGTATACTTGTAAAGGCGGAGAAGAATAAGTGAAAGTTGTAAACCTCTTTGGCTAAAGTATAACAATGCAATCCGCCTATCTGCCTACCTTCGTCTGAAAGATCTACCCCTGGAAGTATGACCAAACTCTATATCAAAAACATGGTGTGCGACCGCTGCAAGCGGGTAGTGGCCGAAGAGCTCGAAAAGCTGGGGCACGAGGTGCTCGAGATCGGTTTAGGCGAAGCGGAAATTGCCGCAGACGCTCCTGATCTACCCGCCATACGCGAGGTGCTGGAAGCCAACGGCTTTGAACTGCTCGATGACCGCAAAACAAAGCTCATCGAACAGGTAAAGCTGGCTGTAATAGCCCTCATCCACGAGCGACCGCGCATGGACCTGCATGTCAACACCTCGGACTATATCGCCGGAAAAGTAGGGCTGGATTATAACTACCTGAGTACGCTGTTCTCCTCTTCCGAAGGCATTACGATTGAAAAATACGTGATCCTGCAGCGGATTGAAAAGGTAAAGGAACTGCTGGTCTATAATGAATTAAGCCTGAAGGAAATTGCCTTCCAGCTAGGCTATAGTAGCGTAGCGCACCTGTCAAGCCAGTTCAAGAAAATAACGGGTCTTACGCCCAGCCATTTTAAGCAGGTAAAAGAGCAAAAACGCAAAACCATCGACAAGGTACAGGACTAGCTTCTTCTGCGTTTATACTTTTTCTAGCGATAACTTGCTTTCCTGTAAGTTCGTTTACCCGTGCTGCTACAGACCTCAGTAGGGCAGCTTTGTTAGATGCGCTAAGTATGAATGAATCCCTTCGAATACGTTTGCAACCAGCGCTAAAGGGCAATGCCAGCAGTGCAATGTAAAATCCTGCACGGGCGCATTAGCTTAAACTAACGCAGCTTTCCCCATACATCAATCGTAAGGACAAAGCCCTATTTGGTGCCCCCGGTGGTTGCCCGGGTGGTGGTTACGTAAAAGTTGGGATCGGTTTTAAAGGTGGCGCCTTTTGGCACGCCCGGCAGCGCCTGCCAGGTGGTGGTCGGCGTCAGCCATTTTTCTTTTCCGTTCACAGTTACTTTCACCGGCATGTTAAAGCCGGTCACCGTGTTGGCCCACCTGTAGCTTAACTTGCCGCCAGCCAGCTGGTATTCAAGTTCCGGAATCCGTACATCGCGCAGATACTGGTCAAAAACCGGCGACAGGTCCCGGCCAATATGCTGACTCAGGTAATTTTCTATCTGCTGGGTGGTAACGGTCTGGTGATAAAAATCCTTGTTGAACCCCCGCAAAATACTGCGCCATTTTTCATCATCGTTTACAATTTGGCGGAGTGTATGCAGCATGTTGGCGCCTTTGTAATACATGTCGCCCGAGCCGCTGTTGTTTACATTGTAATACCCGATAATAGGGCGGTCGTTGCGGATGTTGGCGCGGGTGCCGATCACGTAAGCCGCGCTGGCTTCCTTGCCATAGTAATAATCCAGGAACAGGTTCTCGGAATAGGCCGTAAAGCTCTCGTGAATCCACATATCGGCAATGTCCTTGTATGTGATGTTGTTGGCAAACCATTCGTGGCCGGATTCGTGCACAATGATAAAATCGAATTTAAGTCCCCAGCCGGTTCCGCTCAGGTCGCGGCCCAGGTAGCCGTTCTTAAAGTCATTGCCATAGGTTACGGAGCTTTGATGCTCCATGCCCAGGTAGGGCACCTGCACCAGTTTATAGCTGTCTTCATAAAAAGGGTAGGGGCCGAACCAGTGCTCAAAAGCAGCCAGCATGCGGGGCACTTCCTTAAACTGTTTTCGGGCTTTGCTTTCATCGCCACGCAGCACATAATAATCGCAGTCCAGCAGGCCTTTTTCGCCCTTAAACTTTTCAGAAAAGTGCACATAGTCGCCCAGGTTCATATTAACACCATAGTTGTTGATGGGGTTGGATACAAACCAGTGGTAGGTTTTGGTGCCGTCGTTATTCTGGTCCACTTTGCGCAGGCGGCCATTCGATACATCCATCAGCTTTTCGGGCACTGTAACGCTAATAAGCATGCTGTCCGGTTCATCGTACATGTGGTCTTTGCAGGGCCACCAGAGGCTGGCCCCGTCGCCCTGGCAGGAGGTAGCGGCAAAAGGGTTGCCCTGGGCATCGTGTTTCCAGGTTAGGCCGCCGCTCCAGGGCGGGTTTTTGCTCACTTGCGGTTTGCCGCCATAGTATACATCCACACTGTTTACCTCACCGGCTTTCTGCGGAGCGGCCAGTTGTATAAACCATGCATTGCCATCATAAGTGTAGGTTAGTTCCTTCCCGTTCTGCATCACTTTTTCGATGGCCATGGGTTGCTGCAGGTCTACCTGCATGACCTGCTTGGGCGCCAGAACTTTGTACCGGATAGTGTTCACGCCGCGGATGGTGCTGTCGGCCGGGTTTACTTTTATGGCCAGGTGATAGTAGGCCAGGTCCCACCAGGCGCGTTCGGGCGTGATGGCGCCGCGCAGTGTGTCCTGGTGCGTGAAGACGGGTGTTTGCGAAAAAGCAAGGCTTGCGGTAAGTGTCAGCAGCACGGTAAAAAGGGAGCGGAGGAGCATGCAGGTTAGGTTTAGACGGTGGAATACAAAGCAGAAAGCCTGCCCGGGTGCTTACAGGGAATCAGCAGCTGGCTGCACCGGAGCCCGAAACACAGCAGCAAGATACGATTTTAGCAAGTATAGCCAAATACCCGGAAACCCGGCGTTGCAGCCGCCGCTACGAATGCGGGCAGCCCGGCCAAAAACAAAGCTGCCTCCCGGAAACCCAGGAGGCAGCATGCAACCATTTGCTAGCTATTGCCGGGTTTATACTTCCTTAACTATATCCTGGTAGTCTTTGTGCCGATTGAGGTAAGCCTCCACTACCGGGCAGGACGGTATTACTTTATAATGCTGCTCACGGGCAAAATCCAGGCTCGTCTGCACCAGCTTGTCAGCCATTCCCTGGCCGCGGTACGCCTGTGGTACAAAGGTATGGTCCAGGTCCATTACATCGTCTTCGGGGTAAGTATAGGTGAGTTCTGCCTGCTCGTCTCCGAGTTGCGCATAAAACCGCAAATCATCTTCATCATGTATCACTTCCATTGCCTTCTTCGGGTTTAGTTTCCTTCCTATACGCAGCAGCAGCAGGCCAGTTCTAAGCAGTTTGCCGGAATGCAGCCGGGTGGGGCTAACGGGAAACACCTCTCCCTAAATCTCCGGGCCTAAGTATAAATACGCAATAAGCCTTGCGCAACCTACGGCTGTAACCTAAGTGCAGGCAGGGTGTACCGCTTCAGGCAAACCTTATTTACGAGCCTGTAAAAGGCTGTTTGATGTCAGAACTTTGATGCAGGAGATTTCATCCTGAAACTAAGTAAATGAAGCAGGTAGCTGAGTATAAACAAGGATTTTATTAGTAAATATCACATTATCGGTATGGAAGCCGTATAAAGGCCTGAATTGAACAGAAGTTGTGGCAAAAGGGCTTTACAGGGCCTATTTGTAGGATTTTTTGCAGGATTAAACGGTAGCGCCAGAGCACAACAGGGAGCCACTACTTTGTACAGGCTTAGGATGAACAGAGAGGCGCGTGCGAGCATCCTGTAAATGACATTAAGCTGGTTAACCCGGTAGCTACCCGAATATGGAATAGCTGCCAGGTGCAGCATACTAAAATATATGAAAGAACAACGTGATAACCGGCCCGTGGAGAAATCCCTGAAAGAGTATGCCCGAGGCATAGCGGGGGGCTTGCTGTTCAGTTTTCCGTTGCTGTATACCATGGAAGTATGGTGGATCGGTTTTATCGTTACCCCGCTGCAACTGATCATGCTCATCGTAGCCACCTATATTTTACTGCTTGGCTACAACCACTTTGCCGGCATGCGGGCCGATGCTTCCCTGCGCACGGTAGTGATTGACTCTGTGGAGGAAATGGGCATCGGCATCTTGATCTCCTTTATTTTGTTGCTGCTGCTCAACCGGATCGACTTTGACAGTATGTCTCTGAGTGAAGTGGTCGGAAAGACGCTGGTGGAGGCCATGGCCGTATCGATTGGCGTATCGATCGGGACTGCCCAGCTAGGCGGCGGCAATGATGATGAAGAAGAAAAGGAGCGCGATGAAGTGAACAAGGCCTTTTGGGCAAACGCCAGCTGGTGGCAGCAAAAAGCAGGGCTGGTGGTGCTGGCTTTATGCGGCAGCGTGCTGATTGGCGGAAACGTAGCGCCCACCGAGGAAGTGACCATGCTGGCCTTTGAATCCACCCCGGTGCACATCCTGCTGATGGCGGTTTTCTCGCTGGTGCTGAGCGCGCTGGTAGTTTTCTTCAGCGATTTTAAAGGTACCGTACGCCGGACCGGTACCAACTCAGTGGCCATCGAAGTTATAACCGATACCTGCCTTACCTATCTTGTAGCGTTAGGCTCTTCGGCGGTGTGTCTTTGGTTCTTCGGGCGCTTTGATGGCGTCGTTTTTCAGGTAGCTTTTGCGCAATGCATTGTGCTGGGCGTGCTTTCGTCGCTTGGTGCTTCGGCGGGCCGGCTGCTGATAAAATAAAGTTCGACAAGGTTTTAAACTGTTTATGGATCATAAAAAGAACACTGCTGCCGACGACAGCAAAAATCTGCTGGAATGGGTGGTGTTTTATGTAAGCTTACTGTTAATTCTGATCATACTTGGTTACCTGGGCTACAAGGCTTATATCTATAAGCCCTCAGCCCCGGACCTGCTGGTAACCTACCGGCATGATCCTTCGAAGTATGCGCCTTACCGCTACCATATACAGGTAAAAAACCAGGGAGGCGAAACAGCCGAGGGGGTGAACGTGGAGCTTGTGTTAGA from Pontibacter liquoris includes the following:
- a CDS encoding GNAT family N-acetyltransferase; this translates as MEVIHDEDDLRFYAQLGDEQAELTYTYPEDDVMDLDHTFVPQAYRGQGMADKLVQTSLDFAREQHYKVIPSCPVVEAYLNRHKDYQDIVKEV
- a CDS encoding M1 family metallopeptidase; the encoded protein is MLLRSLFTVLLTLTASLAFSQTPVFTHQDTLRGAITPERAWWDLAYYHLAIKVNPADSTIRGVNTIRYKVLAPKQVMQVDLQQPMAIEKVMQNGKELTYTYDGNAWFIQLAAPQKAGEVNSVDVYYGGKPQVSKNPPWSGGLTWKHDAQGNPFAATSCQGDGASLWWPCKDHMYDEPDSMLISVTVPEKLMDVSNGRLRKVDQNNDGTKTYHWFVSNPINNYGVNMNLGDYVHFSEKFKGEKGLLDCDYYVLRGDESKARKQFKEVPRMLAAFEHWFGPYPFYEDSYKLVQVPYLGMEHQSSVTYGNDFKNGYLGRDLSGTGWGLKFDFIIVHESGHEWFANNITYKDIADMWIHESFTAYSENLFLDYYYGKEASAAYVIGTRANIRNDRPIIGYYNVNNSGSGDMYYKGANMLHTLRQIVNDDEKWRSILRGFNKDFYHQTVTTQQIENYLSQHIGRDLSPVFDQYLRDVRIPELEYQLAGGKLSYRWANTVTGFNMPVKVTVNGKEKWLTPTTTWQALPGVPKGATFKTDPNFYVTTTRATTGGTK
- a CDS encoding helix-turn-helix domain-containing protein, which codes for MTKLYIKNMVCDRCKRVVAEELEKLGHEVLEIGLGEAEIAADAPDLPAIREVLEANGFELLDDRKTKLIEQVKLAVIALIHERPRMDLHVNTSDYIAGKVGLDYNYLSTLFSSSEGITIEKYVILQRIEKVKELLVYNELSLKEIAFQLGYSSVAHLSSQFKKITGLTPSHFKQVKEQKRKTIDKVQD
- a CDS encoding TIGR02587 family membrane protein → MKEQRDNRPVEKSLKEYARGIAGGLLFSFPLLYTMEVWWIGFIVTPLQLIMLIVATYILLLGYNHFAGMRADASLRTVVIDSVEEMGIGILISFILLLLLNRIDFDSMSLSEVVGKTLVEAMAVSIGVSIGTAQLGGGNDDEEEKERDEVNKAFWANASWWQQKAGLVVLALCGSVLIGGNVAPTEEVTMLAFESTPVHILLMAVFSLVLSALVVFFSDFKGTVRRTGTNSVAIEVITDTCLTYLVALGSSAVCLWFFGRFDGVVFQVAFAQCIVLGVLSSLGASAGRLLIK